A window of Streptomyces gilvosporeus contains these coding sequences:
- a CDS encoding sensor histidine kinase: protein METTCASEDRNPVMIGQEARTRRQALSKTVWVGVWLLYLAAPVAQLMQPRTTTAERIWGFLGLALFVVSYFVLVFRHMWRALAGPIAYAALALMLALSIALSWTLDSSWLVLFIFTSVATGVVMPWKLSRWLIPLITLVVLAVGARYSEIRDYYVFAYSLPTLGSGFMMVGVQYLIRTTKELRSAREEVARLAANDERLRLARDLHDLLGHSLSLITLKSELAGRMLPDKPEDAARQVADIERVSRQALVDVREAVTGYRRPRLAVELAGVRAALRTAGIEVTVDPALECERPGLAPDEEGALAWALREAATNVVRHSGAHRCELLLTEEWESDERRYLCLAVVDDGTGPPRAFHDGNGLSGLRERLALADGRLETGPAPRGRGFALRAYVPLGGPAPSGGDISATPAESVRPPD from the coding sequence GTGGAGACGACGTGCGCGTCCGAGGACCGCAACCCGGTGATGATCGGGCAGGAAGCCCGAACCCGCCGCCAGGCCCTCAGCAAGACGGTGTGGGTGGGCGTCTGGCTGCTGTATCTGGCCGCTCCCGTCGCCCAGCTGATGCAGCCCCGGACCACCACCGCAGAGCGGATCTGGGGATTCCTCGGGCTCGCACTCTTCGTCGTCTCCTACTTCGTCCTGGTCTTCCGGCACATGTGGCGCGCCCTGGCCGGCCCGATCGCCTACGCGGCGCTCGCCCTGATGCTGGCGCTGTCCATCGCGCTCTCCTGGACGCTGGACTCCTCCTGGCTGGTGCTGTTCATCTTCACCAGCGTCGCCACCGGCGTGGTCATGCCCTGGAAGCTGTCGCGCTGGCTCATCCCGCTGATCACCCTCGTGGTGCTCGCCGTCGGGGCGCGCTACTCCGAGATCCGCGACTACTACGTCTTCGCCTACAGCCTGCCCACGCTGGGCAGCGGTTTCATGATGGTCGGGGTGCAGTACCTGATCCGTACGACCAAGGAGCTGCGCTCCGCCCGTGAGGAGGTCGCCCGCCTCGCCGCCAACGACGAACGGCTGCGCCTCGCCCGCGACCTGCACGACCTGCTCGGCCACTCGCTCTCCCTGATCACTCTCAAAAGCGAGCTGGCCGGCCGGATGCTCCCCGACAAGCCCGAGGACGCCGCCCGGCAGGTCGCCGACATCGAACGGGTCAGCCGCCAGGCGCTGGTCGACGTCCGCGAGGCGGTCACCGGATACCGCCGCCCCCGGCTCGCCGTCGAACTGGCCGGTGTGCGCGCCGCGCTGCGCACGGCAGGTATCGAGGTCACCGTCGACCCCGCCCTGGAGTGCGAGCGGCCCGGGCTCGCCCCCGACGAGGAGGGCGCGCTGGCCTGGGCCCTGCGCGAGGCGGCCACCAATGTCGTACGGCACAGCGGCGCCCACCGCTGCGAGCTGCTGCTCACCGAGGAGTGGGAGTCCGACGAACGCCGCTATCTGTGCCTGGCCGTGGTCGACGACGGCACCGGCCCGCCCCGTGCCTTCCACGACGGCAACGGCCTGTCCGGCCTGCGCGAGCGCCTGGCCTTGGCCGACGGCCGTCTGGAGACCGGCCCCGCCCCGCGCGGCCGGGGCTTCGCCCTGCGGGCCTACGTCCCGCTCGGCGGCCCTGCGCCATCCGGCGGCGACATCTCCGCGACACCCGCTGAAAGCGTTAGGCCACCCGACTGA
- a CDS encoding response regulator transcription factor has product MTDPDGERPAPCVRLLLAEDQSMVREALAALLSLEPDLEVVAQAARGDEVLPAARAHSVDVALLDIEMPGGNGLDAAAALRAEFPDLKLVILTTFGRPGYLRRAMEAGADAFLVKDAPAARLADAVRRVLRGERVIDPALAATALADGASPLTERERDVLRLADGATNAEIAAALHLSQGTVRNYLSLAIQKTGVRNRAEAVRTARDKGWL; this is encoded by the coding sequence ATGACCGATCCGGACGGCGAGCGGCCCGCGCCCTGTGTACGACTCCTCCTCGCCGAGGACCAGTCGATGGTCCGCGAGGCCCTCGCCGCGCTGCTGTCCCTCGAACCCGATCTGGAGGTCGTCGCCCAGGCGGCCCGCGGCGACGAGGTCCTCCCGGCGGCCCGCGCCCATTCGGTCGACGTCGCCCTCCTGGACATCGAGATGCCCGGCGGCAACGGACTGGACGCCGCGGCCGCCCTGCGCGCGGAGTTCCCCGACCTCAAGCTCGTCATCCTCACCACCTTCGGCCGCCCCGGCTATCTGCGCCGTGCCATGGAGGCCGGCGCCGACGCCTTCCTGGTCAAGGACGCCCCCGCGGCCCGGCTCGCCGACGCCGTCCGCCGCGTCCTGCGCGGCGAGCGGGTCATCGACCCGGCCCTGGCCGCCACCGCCCTCGCCGACGGCGCCAGCCCCCTGACCGAGCGCGAACGCGACGTACTGCGCCTGGCCGACGGCGCCACCAACGCCGAGATCGCCGCCGCCCTGCACCTCTCCCAGGGCACCGTCCGCAACTACCTCTCCCTCGCCATCCAGAAGACCGGCGTCCGCAACCGCGCCGAGGCGGTCCGCACGGCCCGCGACAAGGGCTGGCTGTAG
- a CDS encoding PP2C family protein-serine/threonine phosphatase gives MPATRPPDGGARAAAVLILLVVTVVVVDATTGPELHISSFMGIAPLVAALRCSFRWTLVVAAVYLGCLTYVDILTVPDWAPASRVVGVFGAALVAVFALVLCRTRLQREALHARTSLVADTVQRAVLRELPLRAGPVEAYGFYVSAQEGARVGGDIFEAVETPHGLRLMIGDVQGKGMPAIGAGLDVLASFREAAHYQESLESIAERMEQALARYNTRSAAQGSDERFVTALLMEVRGTGEGRVLSCGHIPYYLVRRGVVHERRDGEGALPLGLGPLVAERRRSARVRPEPDDWVVLCTDGVTEARGRDGTFYPLRDRLSAWTHLPPADLARTLRADLEAFTRGDLKDDATALIVRRSVAL, from the coding sequence ATGCCTGCCACCCGCCCGCCGGACGGCGGCGCCCGCGCCGCCGCGGTGCTGATCCTCCTCGTCGTGACCGTCGTGGTGGTGGACGCCACGACCGGCCCCGAGCTGCACATCTCCTCCTTCATGGGCATCGCCCCCCTGGTGGCCGCGCTGCGCTGCTCGTTCCGCTGGACGCTGGTCGTGGCCGCCGTCTACCTCGGCTGCCTGACATACGTCGACATCCTCACCGTTCCGGACTGGGCCCCCGCCAGCCGCGTCGTCGGCGTCTTCGGCGCGGCCCTGGTGGCCGTCTTCGCCCTGGTGCTGTGCCGTACGCGGCTGCAGCGCGAGGCACTGCACGCCCGTACGAGCCTGGTCGCCGACACCGTGCAGCGGGCCGTCCTGCGCGAGCTGCCGCTGCGCGCCGGGCCGGTCGAGGCGTACGGCTTCTATGTCTCGGCCCAGGAAGGCGCCCGGGTCGGCGGCGACATCTTCGAGGCCGTCGAAACCCCGCACGGGCTACGGCTGATGATCGGGGACGTCCAGGGCAAGGGCATGCCCGCCATCGGCGCGGGCCTGGACGTCCTGGCCTCCTTCCGGGAGGCCGCCCACTACCAGGAGTCCCTGGAGTCCATCGCCGAACGCATGGAACAGGCCCTGGCCCGCTACAACACCCGCTCGGCCGCGCAGGGCTCCGACGAGCGCTTCGTGACCGCGCTGCTGATGGAGGTGCGCGGCACCGGCGAGGGCCGGGTCCTGTCCTGCGGCCATATCCCGTACTACCTGGTACGCCGCGGCGTGGTCCACGAACGCCGCGACGGCGAGGGCGCCCTCCCGCTCGGCCTGGGCCCCCTTGTCGCCGAACGGCGCCGCAGCGCGCGGGTACGTCCCGAACCCGACGACTGGGTCGTCCTGTGCACGGACGGCGTCACCGAGGCCCGCGGCCGGGACGGCACCTTCTACCCCCTGCGCGACCGCCTGTCCGCCTGGACCCACCTGCCGCCCGCCGACCTGGCCCGCACCCTCCGGGCCGACCTCGAAGCCTTTACGCGTGGCGATCTGAAGGACGACGCCACCGCGCTGATCGTCCGGCGGTCCGTGGCGCTCTAG
- a CDS encoding transglutaminase-like domain-containing protein: MAKDFGAEADGGRAARRRQFAEAAREEKPDLALLCLLIGAEADPELDEKGMDEAQIELDRLAGLLPYAPTGGPGAWARNLAGLLGTRCGFGGSPADYRRLESSLLHQVLRRRRGLPILLSVVWLEVARRAGAPVYGVALPGHFVVGLGDPSGAHVLVDPFAGGRLLGEADAALLVRGTTGGELTAPMLTPADPREIVLRILNNIRAWAQARPEHSAVQLWALDLSLLLPSHPARLRHERAQLLVQRGEFLEGAEELEEYARVLDAVDPTTATTLRREAAAARAMLN, from the coding sequence ATGGCCAAGGATTTCGGGGCAGAGGCGGACGGCGGCCGCGCCGCGCGGCGGCGGCAGTTCGCCGAGGCCGCACGCGAGGAGAAACCCGATCTCGCCCTGCTGTGCCTGCTGATCGGCGCGGAGGCCGATCCGGAGCTGGACGAGAAGGGCATGGACGAGGCCCAGATCGAACTGGACCGGCTGGCCGGGCTGCTCCCGTACGCGCCGACCGGCGGCCCCGGCGCCTGGGCCCGTAACCTCGCCGGGCTGCTCGGCACCCGCTGCGGCTTCGGCGGCTCCCCCGCCGACTACCGGCGGCTGGAGTCATCCCTGCTGCACCAGGTGCTGCGGCGGCGCCGGGGCCTGCCGATCCTGCTGTCGGTGGTGTGGCTGGAGGTCGCGCGGCGCGCCGGGGCGCCGGTGTACGGGGTGGCACTGCCGGGCCATTTCGTCGTCGGCCTCGGCGATCCCTCCGGCGCGCATGTGCTGGTGGACCCGTTCGCGGGCGGGCGGCTGCTGGGCGAGGCGGACGCGGCGCTGCTGGTACGGGGCACCACCGGCGGAGAACTGACCGCGCCGATGCTCACGCCCGCCGATCCGCGGGAGATCGTGCTGCGCATCCTCAACAACATCCGCGCCTGGGCGCAGGCACGCCCCGAACACAGCGCCGTCCAGCTCTGGGCCCTGGACCTGTCCCTGCTCCTCCCCAGCCATCCGGCCCGGCTACGCCATGAACGCGCCCAACTGCTCGTCCAGCGCGGCGAGTTCCTGGAGGGCGCCGAAGAGCTGGAGGAGTACGCCCGGGTTCTCGACGCCGTCGACCCCACCACCGCCACCACCCTCCGCCGCGAGGCGGCGGCGGCGCGGGCCATGTTGAATTGA
- a CDS encoding GNAT family N-acetyltransferase → MEFMARGRAEVRITHADVGKRVSVRRLTGGGPGEAAFTDAVGVLTSWDEGVLSITRRTGATVRIEESALVAAKVVPAAPARRRGPAADTRELQEVAARGWPALETARLGDWTLRASAGFTRRANSVLALGDPGLPLDAALERVRQWYGERGLPALITVPTGRADAADALADALAERGWPAEAETVVRTGALAPLADASPGSTGDAPARVALAREPDAEWLALYHRAGGAAETAAALKVLTGGPSVWFASVPGPDRHPAAIGRVVVDGRWAGFAAIEVAPAQRRRGLATRVMAALAEQALSEGASAAYLQVEADNEGARALYDRLGFADHHRYHYRRALPGSAR, encoded by the coding sequence ATGGAATTCATGGCCCGCGGCCGCGCGGAAGTCCGGATCACCCATGCTGACGTGGGCAAAAGGGTATCTGTTCGCCGTCTGACCGGGGGTGGGCCGGGGGAGGCCGCGTTCACCGACGCGGTCGGCGTTCTCACATCCTGGGACGAGGGTGTGCTGAGCATCACACGGCGCACGGGAGCGACCGTACGGATCGAGGAGTCCGCACTGGTCGCGGCCAAGGTTGTTCCCGCCGCCCCGGCCCGTAGAAGGGGCCCGGCGGCCGATACCCGCGAGCTCCAGGAGGTCGCCGCCCGCGGTTGGCCGGCCCTGGAGACCGCACGTCTCGGGGACTGGACGCTGCGCGCCTCCGCGGGATTCACGCGGCGGGCGAATTCCGTACTGGCCCTCGGCGACCCCGGGCTCCCACTGGACGCCGCGCTGGAGCGGGTCCGGCAGTGGTACGGCGAGCGCGGGCTGCCCGCGCTGATCACGGTCCCCACCGGCCGGGCGGACGCCGCCGATGCGCTGGCGGACGCCCTGGCGGAGCGGGGCTGGCCCGCGGAGGCGGAGACGGTCGTACGGACCGGTGCCCTGGCGCCGCTCGCCGACGCCTCCCCCGGCTCCACCGGGGACGCGCCTGCCCGCGTCGCCCTGGCCCGGGAACCGGACGCGGAGTGGCTCGCGCTGTACCACCGGGCCGGCGGGGCGGCGGAGACCGCGGCCGCGCTCAAGGTGCTGACCGGCGGCCCCTCGGTGTGGTTCGCGTCCGTTCCGGGGCCGGACAGGCACCCCGCGGCGATCGGCCGGGTGGTGGTCGACGGGCGCTGGGCAGGCTTCGCGGCGATCGAGGTGGCCCCGGCCCAGCGGCGCCGGGGGCTGGCCACACGGGTGATGGCGGCGCTCGCCGAACAGGCCCTTTCGGAGGGCGCCTCGGCCGCATACCTCCAGGTGGAGGCGGACAACGAGGGCGCCCGCGCGCTCTACGACCGGCTCGGGTTCGCCGACCACCACCGCTACCACTACCGGCGGGCCCTGCCGGGCTCCGCCCGCTGA
- the fdxA gene encoding ferredoxin — protein MTYVIAQPCVDVKDKACIEECPVDCIYEGSRSLYIHPDECVDCGACEPVCPVEAIFYEDDTPEEWKDYYKANVEFFDELGSPGGASKLGLIERDHPFIAALPPQNQ, from the coding sequence GTGACCTACGTCATCGCGCAGCCTTGTGTCGACGTCAAGGACAAGGCATGCATCGAGGAGTGCCCCGTCGACTGCATCTACGAGGGTTCCCGGTCCTTGTACATCCACCCGGACGAATGTGTCGACTGTGGTGCGTGTGAGCCGGTGTGCCCCGTCGAGGCGATCTTCTACGAGGACGACACTCCGGAAGAGTGGAAGGACTACTACAAGGCGAATGTGGAGTTCTTCGACGAGCTCGGTTCGCCCGGTGGCGCCAGCAAGCTCGGCCTGATCGAGCGCGACCACCCCTTCATCGCAGCGCTGCCGCCGCAGAACCAGTAA
- the dapC gene encoding succinyldiaminopimelate transaminase, with amino-acid sequence MGAVSSRLPVFPWDRLEPYKTTAAAHADGIVDLSVGTPVDPVPAVIQQALADAANSPGYPTVWGTAALRDALTGWAGERLGARGLAHTNVLPVVGSKELVAWLPTQLGLGPGDKVAYPRLAYPTYEVGARLAGAEPVVYDEPTELDPTGLKLLWLNSPSNPTGRVLGADELRRTVAWAREHGVLVFSDECYLELGWEADPVSVLHPDVCGGSYDGIVAVHSLSKRSNLAGYRAAFLAGDAAVLGELLQIRKHGGMMVAAPVQAATVAALGDTAHVAEQRERYARRRAALRTAFEAAGFRIEHSEASLYLWATRDEPCWDTVGDLAKRGILVAPGEFYGAAGERFVRIAFTASDERVDAAVRRLAE; translated from the coding sequence GTGGGCGCAGTATCCTCACGCCTTCCCGTCTTCCCCTGGGACCGGCTGGAGCCGTACAAGACCACCGCCGCCGCACACGCCGACGGCATCGTCGATCTCTCCGTCGGCACCCCGGTCGACCCGGTGCCCGCGGTGATCCAGCAGGCCCTGGCCGACGCGGCGAACAGCCCCGGATATCCGACGGTGTGGGGGACGGCGGCGCTGCGTGACGCGCTGACCGGCTGGGCCGGCGAGCGGCTGGGTGCCCGCGGGCTGGCGCACACCAATGTGCTGCCGGTGGTCGGTTCCAAGGAACTGGTGGCCTGGCTGCCGACGCAGCTGGGCCTGGGCCCCGGAGACAAGGTGGCCTACCCGCGGCTGGCCTACCCCACCTACGAGGTCGGCGCCCGGCTGGCGGGCGCCGAGCCGGTCGTCTACGACGAGCCCACGGAACTGGATCCCACGGGCCTGAAGCTGCTGTGGCTGAACTCCCCGTCCAACCCCACCGGTCGGGTGCTCGGCGCCGACGAGCTGCGCCGCACCGTGGCCTGGGCCCGCGAGCACGGCGTCCTGGTCTTCAGCGACGAGTGCTACCTGGAGCTGGGCTGGGAGGCCGACCCGGTCTCGGTGCTCCACCCGGACGTCTGCGGCGGCTCGTACGACGGGATCGTCGCCGTCCACTCGCTGTCCAAGCGCTCCAACCTGGCCGGCTACCGCGCCGCCTTCCTGGCCGGTGACGCCGCCGTCCTCGGCGAGCTGCTCCAGATCCGCAAGCACGGCGGCATGATGGTCGCCGCGCCCGTCCAGGCCGCCACCGTCGCCGCGCTCGGCGACACCGCGCACGTCGCCGAGCAGCGCGAGCGCTACGCCCGCCGCCGCGCCGCGCTGCGCACCGCCTTCGAGGCGGCCGGCTTCCGCATCGAGCACAGCGAGGCCTCGCTCTACCTGTGGGCGACCCGCGACGAGCCCTGCTGGGACACCGTCGGCGATCTCGCCAAGCGCGGCATCCTGGTGGCGCCCGGCGAGTTCTACGGGGCCGCGGGCGAGCGGTTCGTACGGATCGCCTTCACCGCCTCCGACGAGCGGGTGGACGCCGCGGTGCGCCGCCTGGCGGAGTGA
- a CDS encoding heavy metal transporter, with product MDPTLSAALQYGGPVSVPSKAPASRKRPWRIAAAVAVLLGLAAYLVVQYITGGPGAPHCTVQAAGDEAPYELTPEQAANAATIAAVASSRELPERAVTIALATAMQESGLRNIDFGDRDSVGLFQQRPSQDWGTVQQILDPVYSAGEFYRHLAKVPGYSRLPLTVAAQKVQRSGYPQAYAKHEANAARLTGALTGRDGAALVCSQSPPVDGKAGGVAKVREQLVREFGPEVLPRTEGTGGRSAAGERSITVPVQPAADGDRVRRGWELASWAMAHSAELRIEQISYAGRLWSAADAGKGWQTKPDPAGAGADGVRLVTAQ from the coding sequence ATGGATCCGACCCTATCGGCAGCACTCCAGTACGGTGGCCCCGTGTCCGTCCCGTCCAAAGCCCCCGCCTCCCGTAAGCGCCCGTGGCGTATCGCCGCTGCCGTCGCCGTGCTCCTCGGGCTGGCCGCCTATCTGGTGGTGCAGTACATCACCGGCGGCCCCGGTGCACCGCACTGCACGGTGCAGGCCGCGGGCGACGAGGCGCCGTACGAGCTGACCCCGGAGCAGGCCGCGAACGCCGCGACGATCGCGGCGGTGGCGTCCTCCCGGGAGCTGCCGGAGCGTGCGGTGACCATCGCGCTGGCGACCGCGATGCAGGAGTCGGGGCTGCGCAACATCGACTTCGGCGACCGGGACTCGGTCGGCCTCTTCCAGCAGCGGCCGTCGCAGGACTGGGGCACGGTGCAGCAGATCCTGGACCCGGTCTATTCGGCCGGGGAGTTCTACCGGCATCTGGCGAAGGTGCCCGGCTATTCCCGGCTGCCGCTGACGGTCGCCGCGCAGAAGGTGCAGCGCAGCGGCTATCCGCAGGCGTATGCGAAGCACGAGGCGAATGCGGCGCGGCTGACCGGGGCGCTGACCGGCCGGGACGGGGCCGCGCTGGTGTGCAGCCAGAGCCCCCCGGTGGACGGCAAGGCCGGCGGGGTCGCCAAGGTGCGCGAGCAGCTGGTGCGGGAGTTCGGGCCCGAGGTGCTGCCGCGGACCGAGGGCACCGGGGGCAGGTCGGCGGCCGGGGAGCGCAGCATCACGGTGCCGGTGCAGCCGGCCGCGGACGGCGACCGCGTGCGGCGCGGCTGGGAGCTGGCGTCCTGGGCGATGGCCCACTCCGCGGAGCTGCGGATCGAACAGATCTCCTACGCGGGCCGTCTGTGGTCGGCGGCCGATGCGGGGAAGGGCTGGCAGACGAAGCCGGACCCCGCGGGCGCGGGCGCCGACGGCGTGCGCCTGGTCACCGCGCAATAG
- the dapE gene encoding succinyl-diaminopimelate desuccinylase produces the protein MQSSAHRPALDLSLDAAQLTAQLVDMPSVSGAEKDLADAVEHALRALPHLTVDRYGNNVVARTHLGRDERVVLAGHLDTVPIADNVPSRLDEDGVLWGCGTCDMKSGVAVQLRMAATVPAPNRDLTFVFYDQEEVAAHLNGLGRVAEAHPEWLAGDFAVILEPSDGQVEGGCQGTLRVLLRTTGERAHSARSWMGANAIHAAAPILAKLAAYAPRRPVIDGLEYREGLNAVAIEGGVANNVIPDACTVTVNFRYAPDRSPEEALAHVKEVFADCPVDEFVIDDHSPGALPGLSHPAAKAFMEAVGGSALPKFGWTDVSRFSALGVPAVNYGPGYALLAHKKDERVEVDRILHCEERLRAWLTS, from the coding sequence ATGCAGAGCTCCGCACACCGCCCCGCCCTCGACCTGTCGCTCGACGCCGCGCAGCTCACCGCGCAGCTCGTCGACATGCCCTCCGTCAGCGGCGCGGAAAAGGATCTGGCCGACGCCGTCGAGCACGCCCTGCGCGCGCTGCCGCACCTGACCGTCGACCGCTACGGCAACAACGTCGTCGCCCGTACGCACCTGGGACGCGACGAGCGGGTGGTGCTCGCCGGACACCTCGACACCGTCCCCATCGCCGACAACGTCCCCTCCCGGCTGGACGAGGACGGCGTCCTGTGGGGCTGCGGCACCTGCGATATGAAGTCCGGCGTCGCCGTCCAGCTGCGGATGGCCGCCACCGTGCCGGCGCCCAACCGCGACCTGACCTTCGTCTTCTACGACCAGGAAGAGGTCGCCGCCCACCTCAACGGCCTCGGCCGCGTCGCCGAGGCCCACCCCGAATGGCTCGCGGGCGACTTCGCCGTCATCCTGGAGCCCTCCGACGGCCAGGTGGAGGGCGGCTGCCAGGGCACCCTGCGGGTCCTGCTGCGCACCACCGGGGAGCGCGCGCACTCCGCCCGCAGCTGGATGGGCGCCAACGCCATCCACGCCGCCGCCCCGATCCTGGCGAAGCTCGCCGCGTACGCACCGCGCCGCCCCGTCATCGACGGCCTCGAATACCGCGAGGGCCTCAACGCCGTGGCCATCGAGGGCGGCGTCGCCAACAACGTCATCCCCGACGCCTGCACGGTCACCGTCAACTTCCGCTATGCGCCCGACCGCAGCCCCGAGGAGGCGCTGGCGCACGTCAAGGAGGTGTTCGCGGACTGCCCGGTGGACGAGTTCGTCATCGACGACCACTCCCCGGGGGCGCTGCCGGGCCTGTCCCACCCGGCGGCCAAGGCGTTCATGGAGGCCGTCGGCGGCAGCGCGCTGCCCAAGTTCGGCTGGACCGACGTCTCCCGCTTCAGCGCGCTCGGCGTCCCGGCCGTCAACTACGGACCCGGCTACGCCCTGCTCGCGCACAAGAAGGACGAACGGGTCGAGGTCGACCGCATCCTGCACTGCGAGGAGCGGCTGCGCGCCTGGCTGACGAGCTGA
- a CDS encoding TIGR00730 family Rossman fold protein has product MANPEGAPTPEEQRLGPVLRRHDQVQPGTTDQRLLDSEGPSEWVHTDPWRVMRIQSEFVEGFGALAELGPAVSVFGSARTPRESTEYDAAVRIGAALVKAGFAVITGGGPGAMEAANKGAAEAGGISVGLGIELPFEQGMNPYVNLGVDFRYFFVRKTCFVKYARGFVVLPGGLGTLDELFEALTLVQTRKVTRFPIVLFGAAYWSGLIDWVRGTLIAQGKASPHDLELFHVSDDVEEAVALVTKEAGI; this is encoded by the coding sequence ATGGCCAACCCCGAGGGAGCACCGACCCCCGAGGAGCAGCGGCTGGGTCCCGTACTGCGCCGTCACGACCAGGTGCAGCCCGGAACGACGGACCAGCGGCTGCTGGACTCCGAAGGCCCCTCCGAGTGGGTGCACACCGACCCCTGGCGGGTGATGCGCATCCAGTCGGAGTTCGTGGAGGGCTTCGGCGCGCTGGCCGAGCTCGGCCCGGCCGTCAGCGTCTTCGGCTCCGCCCGCACCCCCCGCGAGTCCACCGAGTACGACGCCGCCGTACGGATCGGCGCGGCCCTGGTGAAGGCCGGCTTCGCGGTGATCACCGGCGGCGGGCCCGGCGCCATGGAGGCGGCCAACAAGGGCGCCGCCGAGGCGGGCGGGATCTCCGTGGGCCTGGGTATCGAGCTGCCCTTCGAGCAGGGCATGAACCCGTATGTGAACCTCGGGGTGGACTTCCGCTACTTCTTCGTCCGCAAGACCTGCTTCGTGAAGTACGCCCGCGGTTTCGTCGTCCTCCCCGGCGGGCTGGGCACCCTCGACGAGCTGTTCGAAGCGCTCACCCTCGTCCAGACCCGGAAGGTCACCCGCTTCCCCATCGTGCTGTTCGGCGCGGCCTACTGGAGCGGCCTGATCGACTGGGTGCGCGGCACCCTCATCGCCCAGGGCAAGGCCTCCCCGCACGACCTCGAACTCTTCCACGTCTCCGACGACGTGGAAGAGGCCGTCGCGCTGGTCACCAAGGAAGCCGGGATCTGA
- the folP gene encoding dihydropteroate synthase, translated as MLRLGNREFGAHEPVIMAIVNRTPDSFYDQGATFHDEPALARVAQAVADGAAIIDIGGVKAGPGEEVTAEEEARRTVGFVGEVRKRFPDVVISVDTWRHDVAEAVCEAGADLLNDAWGGVDPALAEVAARYGVGLVCTHAGGVQPRTRPHRVTYDDVMADILRVTLGLAERAVDLGVRRDGILIDPGHDFGKNTRHSLEATRRLGEMTATGWPVLVSLSNKDFVGETLDKPVKDRVLGTLATTAVSAWLGAQVYRVHEVAETRQVLDMVASIAGHRPPAVARRGLA; from the coding sequence ATGCTGCGGCTGGGAAATCGCGAGTTCGGTGCGCATGAGCCGGTGATCATGGCCATCGTCAACAGAACCCCGGATTCCTTCTACGACCAGGGGGCCACCTTCCACGACGAGCCGGCGCTCGCCCGGGTGGCGCAGGCGGTGGCCGACGGCGCCGCGATCATCGACATCGGCGGGGTCAAGGCCGGTCCCGGCGAGGAGGTGACGGCGGAGGAGGAGGCCCGCCGCACGGTCGGGTTCGTCGGCGAGGTGCGCAAGCGGTTCCCCGATGTGGTGATCAGCGTCGACACCTGGCGGCACGACGTCGCCGAGGCGGTCTGCGAGGCCGGGGCGGATCTTCTCAACGACGCCTGGGGCGGGGTGGACCCGGCGCTCGCCGAGGTGGCCGCGCGCTACGGCGTGGGCCTGGTGTGCACCCACGCGGGTGGCGTCCAGCCGCGTACCCGTCCGCACCGGGTGACCTACGACGACGTGATGGCCGACATCCTGCGGGTGACGCTGGGGCTGGCGGAGCGGGCCGTGGACCTGGGCGTACGGCGCGACGGGATCCTGATCGACCCGGGGCACGACTTCGGCAAGAACACCCGGCACAGCCTGGAGGCGACCCGCCGGCTGGGCGAGATGACCGCGACGGGCTGGCCGGTGCTGGTCTCCCTGTCCAACAAGGACTTCGTCGGCGAGACCCTCGACAAGCCGGTCAAGGACCGGGTGCTGGGCACGCTGGCGACCACCGCCGTATCGGCCTGGCTGGGCGCGCAGGTCTACCGGGTCCACGAGGTCGCCGAGACCCGTCAGGTGCTGGACATGGTGGCCTCCATCGCCGGCCACCGGCCCCCGGCGGTGGCCCGCCGGGGACTGGCGTAG
- a CDS encoding DivIVA domain-containing protein, whose product MFWFLLIAMVVVVAAVTLVVVGGGDGVGGGGLRDAEPQRLHDPLPADRPLARADVDAVRFAVTVRGYRMDDVDDALDRLGAELAERDARIAELEAALAGAHAAAMGGKELIRETGPGGGADARPAAPSAGVDGAETGPAGAGGEHGVGDDKGDETDGGRA is encoded by the coding sequence GTGTTCTGGTTCTTGCTGATCGCGATGGTCGTGGTGGTGGCCGCGGTCACCCTCGTCGTCGTGGGCGGGGGAGACGGCGTCGGGGGCGGTGGCCTGCGGGACGCCGAGCCGCAGCGGCTGCACGACCCGCTGCCCGCCGACCGCCCGCTGGCCCGCGCCGATGTGGACGCCGTTCGCTTCGCGGTGACCGTCCGCGGCTACCGGATGGACGACGTCGACGACGCCCTGGACCGCCTCGGCGCCGAGCTCGCCGAGCGCGACGCCCGGATCGCCGAGCTGGAAGCGGCGCTGGCCGGGGCGCACGCCGCCGCGATGGGCGGCAAGGAGCTGATACGGGAGACGGGGCCGGGCGGGGGAGCGGACGCGCGGCCCGCCGCACCGTCCGCCGGTGTCGACGGCGCGGAGACCGGGCCCGCCGGTGCGGGCGGCGAGCATGGCGTAGGCGACGACAAGGGCGACGAGACGGACGGGGGACGGGCATGA